One Thermodesulfobacteriota bacterium DNA segment encodes these proteins:
- a CDS encoding PKD domain-containing protein: protein MEPHTGVVNATSLGCEFFTNIYWKVYQMNQNNFNISPYYGKMTLIFVVLLWIFSSPAFGAEPAYLITYGHGAGTVEGDDDFFQVVFIRMPEKMRDAVYVRIFDADCGGEVDARYRKKFDTRTGFKLFGGKGAYSIPGIQKPTPAKPDLYAGFMLADEEFGEDPLWDNRWYTLAKVTPEDGEKVGQFRYFKVVIEGKEGDDGNAFLITVSSEEHSITPPDEVEIFTFAPTIRLPRPGVFSEMRFFVPEDVHQIVVHNFDLSGAKIGVDTAFRSNLKVGSSGQNEWMKGTVQLKEIEVGRMCALRFEGGREMPNDGTFYVTDKNGKLMPMLVSIYLHEPNARPRPQIDLEPIDDCHTFVFNGLRTLDPEGDALKFMWDFGDGTSEKGAPSVHRYESPGRYQATVIVESDSGLINNSAIKHFTVTVNHPPIANAGSDLVVAPGETFSLDASKSTDADGKVVRHYWDLGDGRKARGRKVSHVYRKPGLYTASLRVEDNSGSLCNFATDQCKVFVNASPESNAGEDRVASVAEPVHFSGVDSRDTDGKIVSYDWNLGDGTKKSGVNITHAFLKPGLYRVRLTVTDDSNAKNKTATDTLTVRVNDPPIARAGKDRNASAGETIRFNASESVDKDGKLIEFLWDFGDGTKQKTDGKIKTITHSYLGPGKYMVTLTVRDDSGSRADTGQDTVLVNINHPPVAVAGPDQQVKAREVTFDASGSHDPDGELIKYLWDFGDGKTGKGVSVRHTYRNPGKYAVGLTVVDDSKTSTSRASDEMTVTVNHLPIADAGRDRVGMTGQVFTFDGSASVDPDGAVIKYVWDFGDGAINEGIQVTHSYSSPGKYNVLLTVYDNFKKEGGVGFDETVITINRPPVAVAGDDLHIAPGEKVLFDGSRSYDPDGKIVSYQWDFSDKIETGKSTKAFQSAKVRRSFDTSGTYSAILTVVDNCRVENSTSQDKVSIKINHRPRANAGKNIHTPERTVLLDGSASSDADGDPLTYIWNFGDGTPLREGARIFHTFAKGGNYPVILTVDDGTGLSNARSTSSISVKVNDAPVANAGENRKACAGKVVIFDGSSSIDPEGGLMKYHWDFGDGSTAEGVNPTKTYDRGGVYLVTLTVTDDSGLKEGSTGRDQIVVTVVESPVAEAGPDQTACAGFPIRFNGTKSKDVDGLVNSFLWDFGDGAVGGGANPTHVYAEAGTYKVRLTITGDRIGDCNNTDSDEMMVVIHEAPVAEFTCPASAPVGRPITLDAQQSTVRSGNVIQYHWDFGDRTHGEGEKAEHIYTEYGYYVVKLTVTADTETDCNQTTKQKTISINAPPVAEAISDGLERPEKNDRLVGVNQIVTFNGSSSRDPDGVIADFDWDFGDGNRDRGVLVRHQYKKGGSYKVVLRVTDNTKMPNKSSTDTLTISVNETPLPVIKTKKMLCAGEEVLLSASGSYDPDGEIAGYTWHFGDMSPPQPGKEVRHTYPLPGNYTATLEVDDGSSVRNSLAQTSVIIKVNEPPVANAGLDQIVSPGEKVLFNGSATKDRDGYIKSYRWDFGDGSTAKGAKPTHRYKNPGKYRVKLVAMDNSETNCNTSEDIVNIRVNAPPVAVIKSGLEKVSHGVYNAIVFDATGSYDLDNDPLTYSWKFGDGQSAQGPKVTHRFKKPGKYTVKLSVDDGSRLKSSVNHDEVVIKVK from the coding sequence ATGGAACCCCATACAGGCGTAGTCAATGCCACGTCTTTGGGGTGCGAATTCTTTACTAATATTTATTGGAAGGTCTATCAAATGAACCAAAACAATTTTAATATTTCCCCATACTATGGGAAAATGACATTGATATTTGTCGTTTTATTATGGATTTTTTCATCACCGGCCTTTGGAGCTGAACCGGCATACCTGATTACTTATGGTCATGGCGCTGGTACGGTTGAAGGGGATGATGACTTTTTCCAGGTTGTTTTCATCCGGATGCCTGAGAAAATGCGAGATGCCGTATATGTTCGCATTTTTGACGCCGACTGCGGGGGTGAAGTGGATGCCAGATATCGCAAGAAATTCGATACCCGAACCGGGTTTAAGCTATTCGGGGGGAAAGGGGCATATTCAATTCCCGGAATACAAAAGCCTACACCCGCCAAACCGGATTTGTATGCAGGTTTTATGCTTGCAGATGAGGAGTTTGGTGAGGACCCTCTTTGGGACAATAGGTGGTATACTTTGGCAAAAGTTACACCTGAAGACGGTGAAAAAGTCGGTCAGTTTCGCTATTTTAAAGTTGTTATTGAAGGAAAAGAAGGTGATGACGGCAATGCTTTTCTTATTACGGTATCGAGCGAAGAGCACAGCATCACCCCTCCTGATGAAGTCGAGATTTTTACCTTTGCACCGACTATTCGCCTGCCGAGACCGGGTGTATTTTCCGAAATGCGGTTTTTCGTTCCCGAAGATGTGCACCAGATCGTGGTGCATAACTTTGATCTTTCCGGTGCAAAAATTGGTGTGGACACTGCTTTTCGTTCCAATCTGAAAGTTGGCTCTTCCGGTCAGAATGAATGGATGAAAGGAACTGTTCAACTCAAGGAAATTGAAGTCGGCCGTATGTGTGCCCTTAGGTTTGAAGGAGGGCGGGAAATGCCCAACGACGGAACATTTTATGTGACCGATAAAAACGGCAAGCTAATGCCAATGCTGGTTTCCATATATCTTCATGAACCGAATGCACGGCCCAGACCGCAAATTGATCTTGAACCGATCGATGATTGCCATACATTTGTCTTTAACGGGCTTCGTACGCTTGATCCGGAGGGAGATGCATTAAAATTTATGTGGGATTTTGGCGATGGAACCAGCGAAAAGGGCGCGCCGAGCGTCCACAGGTATGAATCGCCGGGGCGATACCAGGCAACTGTTATTGTGGAAAGTGATTCAGGTCTGATTAATAACAGTGCAATAAAACACTTTACCGTCACGGTGAACCATCCTCCCATTGCCAATGCAGGATCCGATCTGGTGGTGGCTCCGGGTGAGACATTTTCCTTGGATGCTTCTAAATCGACCGATGCTGATGGAAAGGTGGTACGTCACTACTGGGATCTTGGCGACGGTCGTAAAGCCAGAGGCAGAAAAGTCAGCCATGTTTACCGCAAACCAGGCTTGTACACCGCCAGTCTGCGGGTGGAAGATAACTCCGGCAGTTTGTGCAACTTTGCCACAGACCAGTGCAAGGTTTTTGTCAATGCTTCTCCGGAAAGCAATGCCGGTGAGGATCGGGTCGCTTCAGTGGCTGAACCGGTCCACTTCAGCGGTGTGGACAGCAGAGATACAGATGGCAAAATTGTTTCATATGATTGGAATTTAGGCGATGGGACTAAAAAAAGTGGTGTTAATATCACCCATGCGTTTCTAAAACCAGGCCTTTACAGGGTGAGACTCACTGTCACGGATGATTCAAATGCTAAAAATAAAACAGCAACAGACACCTTAACGGTTAGGGTAAACGATCCACCAATTGCCCGCGCAGGAAAGGACCGTAACGCTTCTGCTGGAGAAACCATTCGTTTTAATGCATCAGAGTCGGTGGATAAGGACGGCAAGTTAATCGAATTTTTATGGGATTTTGGTGATGGTACCAAGCAAAAAACAGATGGCAAAATAAAAACCATCACGCACAGCTATTTAGGCCCCGGGAAATACATGGTCACATTAACCGTGAGGGACGATTCCGGGTCCAGGGCTGATACCGGTCAGGATACCGTTTTGGTTAATATTAACCATCCACCCGTGGCTGTGGCCGGTCCTGATCAGCAGGTTAAAGCCAGAGAAGTGACGTTCGATGCTTCCGGCTCCCATGATCCTGATGGTGAACTTATTAAATATTTATGGGATTTTGGAGACGGAAAGACAGGAAAAGGCGTTTCAGTTCGCCATACGTATCGAAATCCAGGCAAATACGCCGTGGGGCTGACCGTGGTAGACGATTCGAAGACATCCACCAGCCGAGCCTCTGACGAAATGACAGTCACAGTAAATCATCTGCCAATAGCCGATGCCGGCAGAGATCGGGTGGGTATGACCGGACAGGTGTTTACATTCGACGGCAGCGCTTCGGTGGATCCGGATGGTGCGGTTATTAAATATGTATGGGACTTCGGCGATGGTGCCATTAATGAAGGCATCCAAGTCACTCACAGCTACTCTAGCCCGGGGAAATACAACGTACTATTGACCGTTTACGATAATTTTAAAAAAGAGGGCGGGGTCGGATTTGATGAAACCGTGATAACCATAAACCGGCCCCCTGTGGCGGTTGCCGGCGATGATCTTCACATCGCACCTGGTGAAAAAGTTTTGTTTGATGGAAGCCGGTCATACGATCCCGACGGAAAAATTGTTTCTTATCAATGGGACTTCAGCGATAAAATAGAGACTGGTAAATCAACCAAAGCATTTCAGTCCGCCAAAGTTCGGCGCAGTTTTGATACATCAGGGACATACAGTGCCATTTTAACGGTCGTTGATAATTGCCGTGTGGAAAATTCGACCTCACAGGATAAAGTATCTATAAAGATCAACCACCGTCCCCGGGCAAATGCCGGGAAAAACATTCATACGCCTGAAAGAACCGTTTTACTGGACGGATCAGCCTCCAGTGATGCAGATGGTGATCCTTTGACTTATATCTGGAATTTTGGCGATGGAACACCGTTGCGGGAAGGTGCAAGGATTTTTCATACTTTTGCCAAGGGAGGAAATTATCCGGTTATTCTGACTGTTGACGACGGAACCGGATTGTCTAACGCTCGATCCACCTCCTCTATTTCTGTTAAAGTGAACGACGCGCCTGTGGCAAACGCAGGTGAAAACAGGAAGGCATGCGCCGGAAAAGTCGTCATTTTTGATGGTAGTTCTTCAATAGATCCTGAAGGCGGTCTTATGAAATACCACTGGGACTTTGGAGACGGATCGACCGCCGAAGGGGTTAATCCAACCAAGACATACGATAGGGGCGGAGTTTATCTGGTCACCCTGACAGTCACAGATGATTCCGGATTGAAAGAGGGGAGTACAGGCAGAGATCAAATAGTGGTTACGGTGGTTGAATCACCGGTGGCCGAAGCAGGACCCGATCAAACCGCATGTGCTGGCTTTCCCATTCGATTTAACGGTACTAAATCAAAGGATGTTGATGGCCTGGTAAACAGTTTTCTATGGGATTTCGGCGACGGCGCTGTGGGCGGCGGTGCCAATCCGACCCATGTTTATGCCGAGGCAGGTACATACAAGGTGAGGCTGACCATCACCGGCGATCGCATAGGTGATTGCAATAATACGGATAGCGATGAGATGATGGTGGTGATTCATGAAGCCCCGGTGGCTGAATTTACATGCCCGGCATCTGCCCCGGTGGGAAGGCCGATAACCCTTGATGCCCAGCAGTCAACAGTCCGCAGCGGAAATGTTATACAATACCACTGGGATTTTGGAGATAGAACTCACGGGGAAGGCGAGAAGGCAGAACATATCTATACGGAATACGGGTACTATGTTGTCAAACTAACGGTAACTGCCGATACTGAAACGGATTGTAACCAAACGACCAAACAAAAAACAATAAGCATTAATGCACCACCGGTTGCAGAGGCGATTTCGGACGGGTTGGAACGACCGGAAAAAAATGACCGTTTGGTAGGGGTGAATCAAATTGTCACTTTTAACGGTTCTTCCTCTCGCGATCCCGACGGTGTCATCGCTGATTTTGATTGGGATTTCGGTGATGGGAATAGGGACAGAGGCGTGCTGGTCAGACATCAATATAAAAAGGGAGGCAGCTATAAAGTGGTTTTACGCGTTACCGACAATACCAAGATGCCCAATAAAAGCTCAACCGACACTCTGACTATCTCTGTAAATGAGACACCCCTGCCGGTTATAAAAACAAAAAAAATGCTTTGTGCGGGGGAAGAGGTATTGCTGAGTGCAAGTGGTTCTTATGATCCTGACGGTGAGATTGCCGGCTACACCTGGCATTTTGGTGATATGAGTCCTCCTCAACCGGGAAAAGAAGTCAGGCACACTTACCCTCTTCCGGGAAATTATACGGCAACCTTGGAGGTGGATGACGGCAGCTCCGTGAGAAACAGTCTGGCACAAACATCGGTGATTATTAAGGTCAATGAGCCTCCGGTTGCCAATGCTGGATTAGACCAAATCGTGTCGCCCGGTGAAAAGGTCTTATTTAACGGATCAGCAACCAAGGACCGTGACGGCTACATCAAGTCGTATCGCTGGGATTTTGGTGACGGAAGCACAGCCAAAGGGGCAAAACCAACCCATAGGTATAAAAATCCTGGTAAATACCGGGTAAAACTTGTTGCCATGGATAATTCCGAAACCAATTGCAACACGTCTGAAGATATCGTAAATATTCGGGTAAACGCTCCGCCAGTGGCTGTCATTAAGAGCGGGCTTGAAAAAGTTTCCCATGGAGTATATAATGCAATTGTTTTTGATGCCACCGGATCATACGATCTGGATAACGATCCGTTAACTTATTCCTGGAAATTCGGCGATGGTCAGAGCGCTCAAGGGCCAAAGGTCACCCATCGTTTTAAAAAACCAGGGAAATACACGGTTAAATTAAGCGTTGATGACGGTTCAAGACTCAAATCAAGTGTGAATCATGATGAAGTTGTCATTAAAGTTAAATAA
- a CDS encoding FecR domain-containing protein, with protein sequence MKSIDYGPALVCFIAYILFTGYSFVTPTDCTGKSIVTIRVKENQGIRDISEKYLDDPDRWEDVLRANKIQSPDEVKPGMLLHIPTGKVFQAKRELEISGKLMQQATVAGAKIFAPKIIAKAIQLRDDALLKQKSGDLHECITLASAAATEGKKALKICLSNQNVPAQAVVHDRKGYVHSRKPSDNLWKDVFRYDILHEGERVRTLSESSCDILFRNDSRLRLKENSQALIRKMRANLLEDTGVAKVSLVKGDVFALLAAGQKKEKFQLDIPGVKTKVDSKYFWVGRDRQGTRFANYDGKLEISSAGSKVVLKKNQGSVVMHNKKPTSPQELLSSPRLLSPESGVKVVNANISLTWEKVSGAYFYLLEISNSVSFSSIIYSKEIQSPMATFPKNLSNGSLQNLFYWRVTAVSSDKLRGQPSQTRFIHILYDDKPPFLVIQSPEEGLLLSNNMVEILGMTENDILVSIQDQPVKIGANGKFRFRQKLSEGVNHIVVKAEDRAGNITRLKRSVTFLPGHKIDLTFDPSLQETTPGHFIVSQPTISLAGKTNPDCAITVTSPGTAVPARATADSNGRFQVNLKLTGRRQMFNVKIVSPSGVERHAGIHIEIDDKAPIIHFAEKIPSATREKRLLVKGKAGDAQRFNLNKRPVPMEDGQFNMTIELEPGTNRFSFTAVDLVGNLSRIEKDVLFDPDPPRLLNYKISLGKGEDKNQASVMVNAQDSTGFKKTAPFVVQIGKQSYTGHMILSDSTGRYIGSFVIPGSGGHVIKFKSVTLSDYLGNSREYRF encoded by the coding sequence ATGAAATCCATTGATTACGGGCCAGCCTTAGTATGTTTTATAGCCTACATTCTTTTTACCGGCTATAGCTTTGTAACTCCTACCGATTGCACGGGAAAAAGCATCGTTACTATAAGAGTAAAAGAAAATCAGGGAATTCGGGATATTTCGGAAAAATACTTAGACGACCCTGATCGTTGGGAAGATGTACTGCGTGCCAACAAAATTCAATCTCCTGACGAGGTTAAGCCCGGAATGCTGCTTCACATTCCAACAGGAAAAGTTTTTCAGGCAAAACGCGAGTTGGAGATCTCAGGAAAGCTCATGCAACAGGCCACCGTGGCAGGTGCAAAGATCTTTGCTCCAAAAATCATAGCCAAAGCGATACAACTAAGAGATGATGCTCTTTTAAAACAGAAGTCTGGTGATCTGCATGAATGCATTACACTTGCAAGCGCTGCAGCGACCGAGGGTAAAAAAGCACTGAAAATTTGCCTTTCGAATCAAAATGTTCCTGCACAGGCCGTTGTTCACGACCGTAAAGGCTATGTTCACAGCCGGAAACCGTCAGACAACCTGTGGAAAGATGTTTTCCGCTACGATATCCTGCACGAGGGTGAGAGAGTGCGAACGTTGTCTGAATCCTCTTGCGACATTCTTTTCAGAAACGACAGCAGGCTGCGGCTTAAAGAAAATTCCCAGGCGCTGATTCGAAAAATGCGGGCAAACCTGCTGGAGGATACAGGGGTGGCAAAGGTCAGCCTGGTTAAGGGCGATGTTTTTGCGTTGCTAGCCGCCGGTCAAAAAAAAGAAAAGTTTCAGCTGGATATACCTGGAGTAAAAACCAAAGTAGATTCCAAATATTTCTGGGTTGGTCGCGACAGGCAGGGGACCCGCTTTGCCAACTATGACGGAAAGCTGGAAATTTCATCAGCGGGAAGCAAAGTGGTACTGAAAAAAAACCAGGGATCCGTTGTGATGCATAATAAAAAACCGACATCCCCTCAGGAGCTTCTGTCAAGTCCCAGATTACTCAGTCCTGAAAGTGGTGTTAAAGTGGTTAATGCCAACATCTCTTTAACCTGGGAAAAGGTTAGCGGGGCTTATTTTTATTTACTTGAAATATCAAACAGTGTTTCATTTTCATCAATCATTTACAGCAAAGAGATTCAGTCGCCAATGGCCACGTTTCCCAAAAATCTTTCTAACGGATCTTTGCAAAACCTGTTTTACTGGCGTGTGACAGCTGTCTCTTCAGACAAACTGAGAGGCCAGCCCAGCCAGACACGGTTCATTCATATCCTGTATGACGATAAGCCGCCATTTCTTGTCATTCAATCTCCGGAAGAGGGTCTGCTTCTTTCCAACAACATGGTGGAAATACTGGGGATGACTGAAAATGATATTTTGGTCAGTATACAGGATCAGCCGGTTAAAATTGGGGCGAACGGGAAGTTTCGATTCAGGCAAAAATTGTCTGAAGGGGTCAACCACATCGTTGTCAAAGCAGAGGATCGTGCAGGGAATATCACCAGGCTTAAACGAAGTGTGACTTTTCTGCCGGGCCACAAGATCGATTTAACTTTTGATCCATCTTTGCAGGAGACAACGCCAGGACATTTTATCGTATCTCAACCAACAATTTCCCTGGCTGGAAAAACAAATCCGGATTGCGCCATTACAGTTACTTCGCCTGGGACTGCGGTTCCGGCAAGGGCCACTGCGGATAGTAATGGTCGGTTTCAGGTAAATCTCAAATTGACCGGCCGTCGCCAGATGTTCAACGTTAAGATAGTCTCGCCTTCCGGTGTGGAGAGGCATGCCGGTATTCACATTGAAATCGACGATAAAGCTCCGATCATACATTTTGCTGAAAAAATTCCCTCCGCTACCCGGGAAAAAAGATTGTTAGTAAAAGGGAAGGCCGGAGATGCCCAAAGATTCAATTTGAACAAACGTCCTGTTCCAATGGAGGATGGCCAATTTAACATGACGATTGAGCTGGAACCGGGCACAAACAGGTTTTCGTTTACAGCCGTCGATTTGGTTGGCAACCTATCCAGGATTGAAAAAGATGTTCTGTTTGATCCCGATCCACCCAGATTGCTGAACTATAAAATTTCTCTGGGCAAAGGCGAAGATAAAAACCAGGCAAGTGTCATGGTAAATGCTCAGGATTCAACCGGGTTTAAAAAGACAGCACCCTTTGTCGTGCAAATTGGAAAACAAAGTTACACCGGGCACATGATACTTTCAGATTCCACAGGGAGGTATATTGGGTCATTTGTGATCCCGGGAAGTGGCGGGCATGTAATAAAGTTTAAAAGCGTCACGCTGTCGGACTACCTTGGCAACAGCAGGGAATACAGGTTTTAG
- a CDS encoding ASKHA domain-containing protein: MNRVETNNKNNLWVKTVSVPPPTLQNNTADADRLLGVLQEQLKTDAIDIDPAVLKKLPDCLRNWGYHLSCVLCKDRKRWVLTGIKSLQDTTPFAGMAVDLGTSRVSLRLLDLATEKVLAESSFENPQVVIGPDILERIHFADHDEGLEKLNKLIISGLNHMIESLCASCNLDPDNVNLISVAGNTAMTHLFMGLNPHWIIREPYIPVINRPGLLRAKDLGIRVNPGAGVFIFPNIGSYFGGDLIAGILFSEMFQMENTAILVDVGTNAEVVLGNKNWLVGCAGAAGPALEGGVSKMGMMAGPGVIDQISIEPKTLNFEINTIDNQPPKGICGSGVIDLAAHLFLSGMIDIRGRLLPEVCKDRIKNIDGILHLVVVPAEKSSTGSDLTISQADLDSLIRSKAAMYTILETITSSVGMSPGDLSTFFVAGTFGSFINPVSAISIGMLPDLPANAYKSLGNSSLGGATLLLTSNNSCEKIAKIRDRITYLELNVNQEFMNRFSAAKFLPHTDLSLFPSVKI, translated from the coding sequence ATGAATAGGGTAGAAACAAATAACAAAAACAACCTATGGGTAAAAACCGTTTCAGTCCCTCCCCCGACATTGCAAAATAATACAGCCGATGCTGATCGTCTCCTTGGTGTTTTGCAAGAACAGCTAAAAACGGATGCCATAGATATAGACCCTGCCGTATTGAAAAAATTGCCGGACTGTTTGAGAAATTGGGGGTATCATTTAAGCTGTGTTCTTTGCAAAGACAGAAAAAGATGGGTTTTAACCGGCATCAAATCCTTACAGGATACCACACCCTTTGCGGGAATGGCAGTTGACTTGGGCACTTCCAGGGTTTCATTGCGCCTTTTGGACCTGGCCACAGAAAAGGTGTTGGCTGAATCCTCCTTTGAAAATCCCCAGGTGGTCATTGGACCTGATATACTCGAAAGAATACACTTTGCCGATCATGACGAAGGTCTCGAAAAGCTTAATAAGTTGATTATCAGCGGTTTGAATCACATGATCGAAAGCCTGTGCGCATCCTGCAACCTTGATCCGGATAACGTGAACCTGATTTCAGTAGCCGGCAATACTGCCATGACCCATCTGTTTATGGGTCTTAACCCTCATTGGATAATACGTGAGCCGTATATACCGGTAATCAACAGACCGGGTCTACTCCGGGCAAAAGATTTGGGTATCAGGGTGAATCCTGGTGCCGGAGTCTTCATTTTTCCAAATATCGGCAGCTATTTCGGAGGGGACCTTATCGCCGGCATTCTGTTTTCCGAAATGTTCCAAATGGAAAATACGGCTATTCTGGTTGACGTGGGGACAAACGCAGAAGTGGTGCTGGGGAATAAAAACTGGCTGGTCGGTTGTGCCGGGGCAGCAGGCCCTGCGCTGGAAGGAGGCGTATCGAAGATGGGAATGATGGCAGGCCCCGGTGTAATAGATCAAATCAGTATTGAACCGAAAACATTAAATTTTGAAATTAATACCATAGATAACCAACCGCCGAAAGGCATATGCGGGTCAGGAGTGATCGACCTTGCGGCTCACCTGTTCCTTTCAGGGATGATCGATATCAGGGGGAGATTACTCCCCGAAGTGTGCAAAGACAGAATAAAAAACATCGACGGCATTTTGCACTTGGTGGTGGTTCCTGCAGAAAAATCTTCCACCGGGTCTGATCTTACCATCAGCCAGGCAGATCTTGACAGCCTCATAAGATCAAAGGCGGCCATGTACACCATACTTGAAACCATCACATCTTCTGTGGGAATGTCACCGGGTGATCTTTCAACTTTTTTCGTGGCTGGAACCTTTGGTTCATTTATCAATCCTGTTTCAGCCATATCCATCGGAATGTTACCTGATTTGCCTGCAAACGCTTATAAATCCTTGGGAAACAGCTCCCTTGGCGGCGCAACACTTTTGCTGACTTCGAATAATTCTTGTGAAAAAATTGCCAAAATAAGGGATCGTATCACCTATCTCGAGTTAAATGTAAATCAGGAATTCATGAACCGGTTTTCCGCAGCAAAATTCCTTCCCCATACCGACCTGTCTCTTTTCCCTTCAGTTAAAATATGA
- a CDS encoding adenylate/guanylate cyclase domain-containing protein produces MTAEKRKQFGGRITRQIKSTRKQITILFTDIEDSTRYWDTRGDIDGRLMVDYHNRLIFPVIKKFKGKIIKTIGDAIMASFSRPEQAVKAAIGIQQILQKTRRQDKNFGLKVRIGIHTGKAIVEHSDVFGDVVNVASRIEQIGEGNEIFLSENTADKINKKAFGLVKSISFTPKGKKRKIKLYRCEWESLNQLIDGIQIDPFLAMKLRQKIEILIYALSCIGILYFLYIKYIRYILADSESLALFYLNPQHFISVPPIVPVILGAIAFLATILLVRMTTVPHFVFMMLKGSFGFCIGFFLFYLPATFIPLEYMPSKIGILLNQEIFQSSHLFVEVKSKDTNIRENPSIHAKSLKKVDKGELLLLTDVKKIDRLTWNKVLIGKKHYGWILRITPAKIGVPEKRVAITYKFYFKYIDLFALFIGAIGFIWGFLNFRLLPV; encoded by the coding sequence ATGACCGCAGAAAAGCGTAAACAGTTTGGTGGCAGGATTACCCGCCAGATTAAATCCACCAGAAAGCAGATTACCATTCTGTTTACTGATATCGAAGACTCCACCCGCTACTGGGATACCCGGGGTGATATTGACGGCCGTCTCATGGTCGATTACCATAATCGTTTGATTTTTCCGGTAATAAAAAAATTTAAGGGCAAAATCATCAAAACCATTGGCGATGCCATTATGGCTTCATTCAGCAGACCCGAGCAGGCTGTAAAAGCCGCCATCGGCATTCAACAAATTTTGCAAAAAACCCGCAGACAGGATAAAAACTTCGGTCTTAAGGTGAGAATAGGAATACATACAGGAAAAGCGATTGTTGAGCACAGTGATGTTTTTGGCGATGTGGTGAACGTGGCCTCCAGGATAGAGCAAATCGGGGAGGGCAATGAAATTTTTCTTTCAGAAAATACCGCCGATAAAATTAACAAAAAAGCGTTCGGCCTGGTTAAGTCTATCAGTTTTACACCCAAAGGGAAAAAAAGGAAAATCAAGCTTTACCGTTGTGAATGGGAATCCCTTAACCAGTTGATTGATGGGATTCAGATCGACCCTTTTCTTGCCATGAAACTGAGACAAAAAATTGAAATCTTAATATATGCGCTTTCATGTATCGGTATCTTATATTTTCTCTATATCAAATATATCCGCTATATCCTTGCTGATTCCGAGTCCCTGGCGCTTTTTTATTTAAATCCGCAGCATTTTATTAGTGTTCCCCCGATTGTGCCTGTGATCCTTGGAGCCATTGCCTTTTTAGCCACCATACTGCTGGTAAGAATGACGACGGTCCCTCACTTTGTTTTCATGATGCTCAAAGGAAGTTTTGGTTTTTGTATCGGGTTTTTCCTGTTTTATCTTCCGGCCACTTTTATCCCACTGGAATATATGCCATCAAAAATTGGAATCCTACTGAACCAAGAAATCTTTCAATCCAGTCATTTATTTGTCGAAGTCAAATCAAAGGATACAAATATCAGGGAAAACCCAAGCATTCACGCAAAATCGCTAAAAAAAGTTGATAAGGGCGAGTTACTGCTACTTACGGATGTAAAAAAAATTGACCGGCTGACCTGGAATAAGGTTTTAATCGGTAAGAAGCATTACGGCTGGATTTTGCGAATTACTCCTGCTAAAATCGGTGTGCCGGAAAAACGGGTGGCCATCACTTACAAGTTCTATTTTAAGTATATTGATCTGTTTGCTCTATTTATCGGTGCTATCGGTTTTATCTGGGGATTTTTAAATTTCAGGCTTCTCCCGGTGTAA